In Bradyrhizobium sp. WBOS07, the genomic window CGTGAACCTGCGCCCATCCGGTCAGCCCAGGCCTGACCCTGCGGCGAAAGGCGTAGTTTCGCACGAGCTTGTCAAACTGTCCGTCGTGGGCCAAGGCGTGGGGACGCGGGCCCACCAGCGACATACTGCCCTCGAGAACATTTAGCAATTGCGGCAGTTCATCGAAGCTCGACCGCCGCAGCAACTTGCCCACGCGGGTGACCCGTCGATCGAGAGGGACGGCCTGAGTGATCACGTCGCCGTCCTCGAGAACATGCATGGTCCGAAACTTCCGGATCAGGAATGTCCGACCATTGAAACCGCAGCGTTGCTGTCGGAAGAACACCGGGCCCGGAGAGTCCAGCTTGATTGCGATTGCAGCCAGTACCAGCAGTGGTGCAGCCATCGCCAGCGCGAGCCCTGCGCCGAAAACATCAATCATTCGCTTGGATGCGCACTCGAGCGAGGTGAGGGGACCGCGCTGCAACTCGACGCAAACGGCACTTCCAAGATTGCGTGTCGGATGTCGAAGCAATTCGGATGTTGTGCCGACGGGCACGAACATGATCGGGAAGGGCAAAACCCGGAGATCGGCCACAAGTGCTCGCAGCTCGGGCCACCGCTCTGGAGAGGTCTCGACCACCACCTGGTCGAGCGGGACGTTGTGAATATAGTCGATTACGCGAGAGGCGAGCCGTTTTCGACCGGCGGGCCCGAAGCCGATCGGCGGCAGGCTGAACCGTGCCCTGACGCAATATCCGTGCATAGCCAGGGTCTCGGGCAGGCCGGCGTTTTTGGAAAGCGGTTGGTCGCTGATTAGAACGATATTGGTGCTGGCGAACTTTCTTTCGCTAAGACCCCTTATCAGCAGTGCCCTGGCCCCCCATCGCTCTGCCACAAGCAAGGCCAAGCCGACGACGGCGAACAGCGGGCCCGGTTTCTGAGAGGCACCTAGGGGAATTGCAAAGCCATATGCGGCCCAGATCAAGAGCAACAATGATGCCCAAGTAACACAGACGGCCCGAACCTGGTTCTTGAGCACAAGAAGCTCAATCGGCCGATAGAGGCCTTGAGCCTTCAGGAGGGGAGCCACGCAAGCCGCGCTAATCAGCGCCAAGCCAAATGCGTTGCCGTGGTCTGCCCCGGTCTGTACGTTCTGGAACCGGTACAAGACGGTGGAGATGACGCTCGCGAGCAAAATCGTCGCGATATCGGCACAGAGCGCAACGTGTTCGATCCGGTCATACCGCAGGGGCCATTTACGCCGGGATATCGGCGGTTCGAGACTGACACGAGCCGTATCAATTTGATTGGGGAGGTGTCGGTTCACGAAGTTCATGACGAGGTACTCTGACCAGCATTTAATCTATTATTAATTTATTGAATCTTTCAAGTGACAATATAGAATTTAAATATTGGCCGCACTTGG contains:
- a CDS encoding exopolysaccharide biosynthesis polyprenyl glycosylphosphotransferase, which produces MNFVNRHLPNQIDTARVSLEPPISRRKWPLRYDRIEHVALCADIATILLASVISTVLYRFQNVQTGADHGNAFGLALISAACVAPLLKAQGLYRPIELLVLKNQVRAVCVTWASLLLLIWAAYGFAIPLGASQKPGPLFAVVGLALLVAERWGARALLIRGLSERKFASTNIVLISDQPLSKNAGLPETLAMHGYCVRARFSLPPIGFGPAGRKRLASRVIDYIHNVPLDQVVVETSPERWPELRALVADLRVLPFPIMFVPVGTTSELLRHPTRNLGSAVCVELQRGPLTSLECASKRMIDVFGAGLALAMAAPLLVLAAIAIKLDSPGPVFFRQQRCGFNGRTFLIRKFRTMHVLEDGDVITQAVPLDRRVTRVGKLLRRSSFDELPQLLNVLEGSMSLVGPRPHALAHDGQFDKLVRNYAFRRRVRPGLTGWAQVHGCRGATPTASMIEARVQYDLWYIDNWSLRLDLAILLRTPVEVLRGRNAY